From one Humulus lupulus chromosome 8, drHumLupu1.1, whole genome shotgun sequence genomic stretch:
- the LOC133798133 gene encoding uncharacterized protein LOC133798133: MGQTQRNHLILGCDLFSNGYKILLVTFIYLSYCSILQVGASIHEYHTESFIRRSNSFFLHGGSEGLYASKPHSENDKLVSEDKPINGKSFIRFESVTFRRTKHSAEQKNAMQQRTGLVEAIILEVRDRDKIGGSYLNSDAICCTPELAKDSSCKVGEVIIHQNLDNPNGPKRLQAFFEGKNEELTMPLQTIEINSTGMYYLYFMFCDPELVGTVISGRTVWRNPDGYLPGKMAPLMTFSGLMSFAYLVLGLVWFLRFVQYWKDIMQLHYHITAVIALGMCEMALWYFEYANFNSTGSRPMGITLWAVTLTAVKKTISRLLLLMVSLGYGVVRPTLGSITPKLILLALAYFVASEALELVEHLGNINDFSGKARLFLVLPVALLDACFIIWIFSSLSKTLEKLQIRRSMAKLELYRKFTNALAVSVLLSVVWIGYELYFNASDPLSELWRRAWIIPAFWTLLAYIILVVICVLWAPSHNPTGYAYSEETGDDFDDEDSIPLTGSGVKVAGDLSNMVERKERKTLTAADHLVYGLSEDLEEDKRE, from the exons ATGGGTCAGACTCAGAGGAATCATCTAATCCTTGGTTGTGATCTTTTCTCAAATGGGTATAAGATACTCTTGGTTACCTTTATTTACCTGAGCTACTGCTCAATCCTTCAAGTGGGTGCTTCGATCCATGAATACCACACCGAATCCTTCATTCGTCGCTCCAATTCATTCTTCCTCCATGGCGGTAGTGAGGGTCTCTATGCTTCCAAACCCCACTCCGAGAATGACAAGCTCGTTTCTGAAGATAAACCCATTAATGGCAAGTCCTTCATCAG GTTTGAATCCGTCACCTTTCGAAGAACGAAACATTCTGCTGAGCAGAAGAATGCGATGCAGCAGAGGACTGGCTTGGTCGAGGCAATAATACTTGAGGTTAGAGACAGGGATAAGATTGGGGGTTCTTACTTGAACTCTGATGCAATATGTTGCACCCCGGAACTTGCGAAGGATAGTTCCTGCAAGGTGGGAGAGGTTATCATTCATCAAAACCTTGATAACCCAAATGGACCTAAAAGACTCCAGGCCTTCTTTGAAGGGAAAAATGAAGAGCTTACCATGCCCCTTCAGACTATTGAGATCAACAGCACTGGAATGTACTATCTGTATTTTATGTTTTGTGATCCCGAGCTTGTTGGCACGGTTATCAGTGGAAGAACAGTGTGGAGGAATCCTGATGGTTACCTACCAGGGAAGATGGCACCCCTGATGACATTTTCTGGCTTGATGTCTTTCGCTTACCTTGTTCTAGGCCTTGTTTGGTTTCTCCGCTTTGTACAATATTGGAAAGATATAATGCAATTGCACTACCACATAACTGCTGTAATTGCTCTTGGAATGTGTGAGATGGCACTCTGGTATTTCGAGTACGCAAATTTCAATTCAACTGGAAGCAGACCAATGGGGATAACCTTATGGGCAGTAACCCTCACTGCTGTGAAGAAGACAATCTCCCGGCTTCTTCTCTTGATGGTTTCTTTGGGCTATGGTGTTGTACGGCCAACTCTGGGCAGCATAACCCCTAAATTAATTCTCCTTGCTTTGGCATATTTTGTGGCCTCTGAAGCACTTGAACTTGTTGAACATTTGGGGAACATCAATGATTTTTCTGGGAAAGCAAGGCTTTTTCTGGTGCTACCCGTAGCTCTGCTGGATGCTTGTTTTATTATTTGGATATTTTCATCATTATCCAAAACTCTGGAGAAACTTCAG ATTCGAAGAAGTATGGCCAAACTAGAGCTCTACAGAAAGTTTACCAATGCTCTTGCAGTATCAGTGCTTCTCTCTGTTGTTTGGATTGGTTATGAG CTGTACTTCAATGCCAGTGACCCATTGAGTGAACTGTGGCGAAGAGCTTGGATCATCCCTGCTTTCTGGACTTTGCTCGCTTATATTATCTTGGTAGTGATATGTGTTCTATGGGCTCCATCACATAACCCAACAGG ATATGCCTACTCGGAGGAGACTGGAGATGATTTCGATGATGAAGACAGTATCCCACTCACTGGAAGTGGAGTTAAGGTGGCTGGAGATTTGTCAAACATGGtagaaaggaaagaaaggaagaCACTAACTGCAGCTGATCATCTTGTGTATGGACTGAGTGAAGATCTTGAAGAGGACAAGAGGGAGTAA